In a genomic window of Punica granatum isolate Tunisia-2019 chromosome 6, ASM765513v2, whole genome shotgun sequence:
- the LOC116210000 gene encoding uncharacterized protein LOC116210000 isoform X3, giving the protein MSDEGEKICPLCTEEMDLTDQQLKPCKCGYEICVWCWHHIMEMAEKDGTEGRCPACRVPYDKEKIVGMAAKCERLVAEINMEKKSKVQKAKTKPSDGRKQLSNMRVIQRNLVYVVGLPLNLADEDLLQRRDYFGQYGKVLKVSMSRTSAGVVQQFPNNTCSVYITYAKEEEAVRCIQSVHGFVLDGRALRVCFGTTKYCHAWLRNMPCTNPECLYLHEIGSQEDSYTKDEIISAYTRSRVQQITNNMNTLHRRAGNMLPPPVDDYCNNTSASPGKPIVKDASNSIGSIGKGSPPNGGSGRSVVLPAAASWGTRASNYQSSSARSACLNGHSRQGSDSEDVASAFSSVVASTVQAPKLHSNIKKPTTNDGIHTLVAKDKLDTSSSLKQHANHSASDKYLEVETAPTVRNSSRSLHPLLVEQYNGRIDMPSSVASSINDSRQHSCFESEEESDTENYGKVQNLCSDVLSISIDSSTLHKPSSISRAKSSVSGSVFSKAGSLHEVPQNICSEHHEEPDTKRVAPVWSGGDLTELIRQSDSQNTVPDKCSEVEDDILSFDSQRHKDPEVVHYPTYGSRSVGALHSSHYLGTQTFPQGEPFNVMAINAGPVLGESKVDNCSVSHLSNGLIASNGHWDSFSRGSAFVDTTTSDHSLLRGEGNGTIGRFLVDAVNADGTNHLDNPGEHSIISNILSMDFAFDDSLTSPQDLSKLLGEIDAESGSLNKLSSRKVQNSNQSRFSFARQEEQSHACDAGASSLFKQFPMESSYNQDLHESRESYVDKFGITNGFFHNPWEADNFACSAGSLSSSKSSGSQMLAPPGFSVPNRAPPPGFSSHERTNHAFDAMTRNYSHEMPSLMRNSQQPHLNGNIGTPDIEFMDPAILAVGKGRLQSVLNKQPSLDVRSFPSQFNDFDNEARLKSLMQRSLSQQQKAGYVVGDGYSLTDDSYGISQRILDRAQVGSLSAFAQLSMQHDQNGPISNGHWDGLSDIHGGNGLGMAELLRNERLGLNKFYDGYEDPKMRMATSGDIYRRTFGM; this is encoded by the exons ATGAGTGACGAGGGAGAGAAGATCTGTCCTCTCTGCACTGAAGAGATGGACTTGACTGATCAGCAATTGAAGCCTTGCAAATGCGGCTACGAG ATATGTGTATGGTGTTGGCATCATATAATGGAGATGGCTGAGAAGGACGGGACTGAAGGGCGTTGTCCTGCATGCCGTGTCCCTTATGACAAGGAGAAGATTGTAGGGATGGCCGCGAAATGTGAGAG ATTAGTGGCTGAAATTAACATGGAGAAAAAGTCGAAGGTGCAGAAGGCAAAGACAAAGCCATCTGATGGGAGAAAGCAGCTGAGCAACATGCGAGTGATTCAAAGAAACCTGGTTTATGTAGTTGGCTTGCCTCTTAACCTAGCTGATGAGGAT CTTCTCCAGCGTAGAGATTATTTTGGTCAGTATGGGAAAGTTCTAAAGGTATCAATGTCGCGGACATCAGCTGGTGTAGTTCAGCAATTCCCAAACAACACCTGTAGTGT ATATATAACTTATGCTAAAGAGGAGGAAGCGGTGCGTTGCATTCAATCTGTACATGGATTTGTCTTGGATGGTAGAGCGTTAAG GGTGTGCTTTGGAACTACAAAATACTGTCATGCGTGGCTCAGAAATATG CCTTGCACCAATCCAGAGTGCTTGTATTTGCATGAGATTGGTTCTCAAGAGGATAGTTACACCAAAGACGAGATTATTTCAGCGTATACAAG GAGCAGAGTTCAGCAGATCACCAATAATATGAACACACTGCACCGACGAGCAGGGAATATGTTGCCACCACCTGTTGATGATTACTGCAATAACACCTCTGCTTCCCCTGGGAAACCTATTGTCAAAGATGCTTCAAAT AGCATAGGTAGCATTGGCAAAGGTTCTCCACCAAATGGAGGTAGTGGCAGGTCCGTTGTACTTCCCGCTGCTGCCTCATG GGGAACGCGTGCTTCAAACTATCAGTCATCATCTGCTAGGTCAGCTTGTTTAAATGGGCATTCTAGACAAGGATCTGATTCAGAAGATGTTGCATCTGCATTTTCATCAGTAGTGGCAAGTACCGTTCAAGCTCCTAAATTGCATAGTAACATAAAGAAGCCAACAACCAATGATGGCATTCACACATTGGTAGCTAAAGATAAATTGGATACATCCAGTTCTTTGAAGCAACATGCGAATCATTCCGCATCAGATAAATATCTTGAAGTAGAAACAGCTCCTACTGTTAGAAACTCCAGCAGATCCTTACATCCACTATTAGTTGAGCAATATAATGGAAGGATCGATATGCCATCTAGTGTCGCCAGTTCTATCAATGATTCAAGGCAGCACTCTTGTTTCGAGTCTGAAGAGGAGTCTGACACAGAGAATTATGGGAAGGTTCAAAACTTATGTTCTGATGTCTTGTCAATTAGCATTGACTCCAGCACTCTCCACAAACCTTCAAGCATATCCAGAGCGAAATCTTCTGTTAGTGGTTCAGTTTTTTCTAAAGCAGGGAGTCTGCATGAGGTGCCTCAGAATATATGTTCTGAGCACCATGAAGAGCCGGATACTAAGAGAGTCGCCCCAGTTTGGAGTGGAGGAGATTTAACGGAGCTTATTCGGCAATCAGATTCACAAAATACTGTCCCGGACAAATGTTCTGAAGTTGAAGATGATATATTGTCTTTTGATAGTCAAAGACATAAAGACCCTGAAGTTGTTCATTACCCAACTTATGGTTCCAGATCAGTTGGTGCTCTTCATTCTTCCCATTATTTAGGGACTCAAACATTTCCGCAAGGTGAGCCCTTTAATGTGATGGCCATAAATGCTGGCCCTGTTTTGGGAGAAAGCAAGGTCGATAATTGTTCTGTCTCTCACTTGTCAAACGGTTTAATAGCATCAAATGGCCACTGGGATAGCTTCTCCAGGGGCTCTGCTTTTGTGGATACTACTACTTCTGACCATTCTTTGCTTCGGGGAGAAGGCAATGGTACTATTGGAAGGTTTCTTGTTGATGCAGTGAATGCTGATGGCACCAATCATCTAGATAATCCTGGAGAGCACAGCATAATTTCCAATATTTTATCCATGGACTTCGCTTTTGATGACTCATTGACTTCACCCCAGGATTTGTCTAAACTTCTGGGAGAAATTGATGCAGAGTCAGGTTCTCTTAACAAGTTGAGTTCTCGGAAAGTTCAGAACAGCAATCAGTCCAGGTTCTCATTTGCTAGACAAGAGGAACAATCTCATGCATGTGATGCTGGAGCTTCTAGTCTTTTCAAGCAATTTCCAATGGAGTCATCGTATAATCAAGATCTTCACGAGTCAAGAGAATCATATGTCGATAAATTTGGGATCACCAATGGATTTTTTCACAATCCTTGGGAAGCGGACAATTTTGCTTGCAGTGCTGGTTCTCTCTCATCTAGCAAGAGCTCTG GATCTCAAATGTTGGCGCCACCTGGTTTCTCAGTACCTAATAGAGCACCACCTCCTGGGTTTTCATCTCATGAGAGAACAAACCATGCTTTTGATGCAATGACTC GGAACTATTCGCATGAAATGCCCTCTTTGATGAGAAATTCACAGCAACCACATCTAAATGGAAATATTGGCACTCCTGATATAGAGTTCATGGATCCTGCTATATTAGCTGTAGGGAAAGGGAGACTTCAGAGCGTGCTCAACAAGCAGCCTTCCTTAGATGTTAGATCTTTCCCCAGTCAGTTCAATGACTTCGATAATGAGGCAAGACTCAAATCGTTGATGCAAAGGTCTCTTTCCCAACAGCAGAAAGCAGGATATGTCGTAGGGGATGGGTATTCTTTAACAGATGATTCCTATGGCATTTCTCAGAGGATTCTGGATCGGGCACAAGTGGGAAGTCTCTCTGCTTTTGCCCAATTGTCCATGCAGCACGACCAGAATGGACCGATTTCAAATGGGCACTGGGATGGATTGAGTGACATTCATGGAGGGAATGGTCTGGGTATGGCGGAGCTCCTCAGAAATGAGAGACTCGGATTGAACAAGTTCTATGATGGGTATGAAGATCCGAAGATGAGGATGGCCACCTCAGGAGATATATATCGTAGAACTTTTGGGATGTGA
- the LOC116210000 gene encoding uncharacterized protein LOC116210000 isoform X2, whose product MSDEGEKICPLCTEEMDLTDQQLKPCKCGYEICVWCWHHIMEMAEKDGTEGRCPACRVPYDKEKIVGMAAKCERLVAEINMEKKSKVQKAKTKPSDGRKQLSNMRVIQRNLVYVVGLPLNLADEDLLQRRDYFGQYGKVLKVSMSRTSAGVVQQFPNNTCSVYITYAKEEEAVRCIQSVHGFVLDGRALRVCFGTTKYCHAWLRNMPCTNPECLYLHEIGSQEDSYTKDEIISAYTRVQQITNNMNTLHRRAGNMLPPPVDDYCNNTSASPGKPIVKDASNSIGSIGKGSPPNGGSGRSVVLPAAASWGTRASNYQSSSARSACLNGHSRQGSDSEDVASAFSSVVASTVQAPKLHSNIKKPTTNDGIHTLVAKDKLDTSSSLKQHANHSASDKYLEVETAPTVRNSSRSLHPLLVEQYNGRIDMPSSVASSINDSRQHSCFESEEESDTENYGKVQNLCSDVLSISIDSSTLHKPSSISRAKSSVSGSVFSKAGSLHEVPQNICSEHHEEPDTKRVAPVWSGGDLTELIRQSDSQNTVPDKCSEVEDDILSFDSQRHKDPEVVHYPTYGSRSVGALHSSHYLGTQTFPQGEPFNVMAINAGPVLGESKVDNCSVSHLSNGLIASNGHWDSFSRGSAFVDTTTSDHSLLRGEGNGTIGRFLVDAVNADGTNHLDNPGEHSIISNILSMDFAFDDSLTSPQDLSKLLGEIDAESGSLNKLSSRKVQNSNQSRFSFARQEEQSHACDAGASSLFKQFPMESSYNQDLHESRESYVDKFGITNGFFHNPWEADNFACSAGSLSSSKSSGVSGSQMLAPPGFSVPNRAPPPGFSSHERTNHAFDAMTRNYSHEMPSLMRNSQQPHLNGNIGTPDIEFMDPAILAVGKGRLQSVLNKQPSLDVRSFPSQFNDFDNEARLKSLMQRSLSQQQKAGYVVGDGYSLTDDSYGISQRILDRAQVGSLSAFAQLSMQHDQNGPISNGHWDGLSDIHGGNGLGMAELLRNERLGLNKFYDGYEDPKMRMATSGDIYRRTFGM is encoded by the exons ATGAGTGACGAGGGAGAGAAGATCTGTCCTCTCTGCACTGAAGAGATGGACTTGACTGATCAGCAATTGAAGCCTTGCAAATGCGGCTACGAG ATATGTGTATGGTGTTGGCATCATATAATGGAGATGGCTGAGAAGGACGGGACTGAAGGGCGTTGTCCTGCATGCCGTGTCCCTTATGACAAGGAGAAGATTGTAGGGATGGCCGCGAAATGTGAGAG ATTAGTGGCTGAAATTAACATGGAGAAAAAGTCGAAGGTGCAGAAGGCAAAGACAAAGCCATCTGATGGGAGAAAGCAGCTGAGCAACATGCGAGTGATTCAAAGAAACCTGGTTTATGTAGTTGGCTTGCCTCTTAACCTAGCTGATGAGGAT CTTCTCCAGCGTAGAGATTATTTTGGTCAGTATGGGAAAGTTCTAAAGGTATCAATGTCGCGGACATCAGCTGGTGTAGTTCAGCAATTCCCAAACAACACCTGTAGTGT ATATATAACTTATGCTAAAGAGGAGGAAGCGGTGCGTTGCATTCAATCTGTACATGGATTTGTCTTGGATGGTAGAGCGTTAAG GGTGTGCTTTGGAACTACAAAATACTGTCATGCGTGGCTCAGAAATATG CCTTGCACCAATCCAGAGTGCTTGTATTTGCATGAGATTGGTTCTCAAGAGGATAGTTACACCAAAGACGAGATTATTTCAGCGTATACAAG AGTTCAGCAGATCACCAATAATATGAACACACTGCACCGACGAGCAGGGAATATGTTGCCACCACCTGTTGATGATTACTGCAATAACACCTCTGCTTCCCCTGGGAAACCTATTGTCAAAGATGCTTCAAAT AGCATAGGTAGCATTGGCAAAGGTTCTCCACCAAATGGAGGTAGTGGCAGGTCCGTTGTACTTCCCGCTGCTGCCTCATG GGGAACGCGTGCTTCAAACTATCAGTCATCATCTGCTAGGTCAGCTTGTTTAAATGGGCATTCTAGACAAGGATCTGATTCAGAAGATGTTGCATCTGCATTTTCATCAGTAGTGGCAAGTACCGTTCAAGCTCCTAAATTGCATAGTAACATAAAGAAGCCAACAACCAATGATGGCATTCACACATTGGTAGCTAAAGATAAATTGGATACATCCAGTTCTTTGAAGCAACATGCGAATCATTCCGCATCAGATAAATATCTTGAAGTAGAAACAGCTCCTACTGTTAGAAACTCCAGCAGATCCTTACATCCACTATTAGTTGAGCAATATAATGGAAGGATCGATATGCCATCTAGTGTCGCCAGTTCTATCAATGATTCAAGGCAGCACTCTTGTTTCGAGTCTGAAGAGGAGTCTGACACAGAGAATTATGGGAAGGTTCAAAACTTATGTTCTGATGTCTTGTCAATTAGCATTGACTCCAGCACTCTCCACAAACCTTCAAGCATATCCAGAGCGAAATCTTCTGTTAGTGGTTCAGTTTTTTCTAAAGCAGGGAGTCTGCATGAGGTGCCTCAGAATATATGTTCTGAGCACCATGAAGAGCCGGATACTAAGAGAGTCGCCCCAGTTTGGAGTGGAGGAGATTTAACGGAGCTTATTCGGCAATCAGATTCACAAAATACTGTCCCGGACAAATGTTCTGAAGTTGAAGATGATATATTGTCTTTTGATAGTCAAAGACATAAAGACCCTGAAGTTGTTCATTACCCAACTTATGGTTCCAGATCAGTTGGTGCTCTTCATTCTTCCCATTATTTAGGGACTCAAACATTTCCGCAAGGTGAGCCCTTTAATGTGATGGCCATAAATGCTGGCCCTGTTTTGGGAGAAAGCAAGGTCGATAATTGTTCTGTCTCTCACTTGTCAAACGGTTTAATAGCATCAAATGGCCACTGGGATAGCTTCTCCAGGGGCTCTGCTTTTGTGGATACTACTACTTCTGACCATTCTTTGCTTCGGGGAGAAGGCAATGGTACTATTGGAAGGTTTCTTGTTGATGCAGTGAATGCTGATGGCACCAATCATCTAGATAATCCTGGAGAGCACAGCATAATTTCCAATATTTTATCCATGGACTTCGCTTTTGATGACTCATTGACTTCACCCCAGGATTTGTCTAAACTTCTGGGAGAAATTGATGCAGAGTCAGGTTCTCTTAACAAGTTGAGTTCTCGGAAAGTTCAGAACAGCAATCAGTCCAGGTTCTCATTTGCTAGACAAGAGGAACAATCTCATGCATGTGATGCTGGAGCTTCTAGTCTTTTCAAGCAATTTCCAATGGAGTCATCGTATAATCAAGATCTTCACGAGTCAAGAGAATCATATGTCGATAAATTTGGGATCACCAATGGATTTTTTCACAATCCTTGGGAAGCGGACAATTTTGCTTGCAGTGCTGGTTCTCTCTCATCTAGCAAGAGCTCTG GAGTTTCAGGATCTCAAATGTTGGCGCCACCTGGTTTCTCAGTACCTAATAGAGCACCACCTCCTGGGTTTTCATCTCATGAGAGAACAAACCATGCTTTTGATGCAATGACTC GGAACTATTCGCATGAAATGCCCTCTTTGATGAGAAATTCACAGCAACCACATCTAAATGGAAATATTGGCACTCCTGATATAGAGTTCATGGATCCTGCTATATTAGCTGTAGGGAAAGGGAGACTTCAGAGCGTGCTCAACAAGCAGCCTTCCTTAGATGTTAGATCTTTCCCCAGTCAGTTCAATGACTTCGATAATGAGGCAAGACTCAAATCGTTGATGCAAAGGTCTCTTTCCCAACAGCAGAAAGCAGGATATGTCGTAGGGGATGGGTATTCTTTAACAGATGATTCCTATGGCATTTCTCAGAGGATTCTGGATCGGGCACAAGTGGGAAGTCTCTCTGCTTTTGCCCAATTGTCCATGCAGCACGACCAGAATGGACCGATTTCAAATGGGCACTGGGATGGATTGAGTGACATTCATGGAGGGAATGGTCTGGGTATGGCGGAGCTCCTCAGAAATGAGAGACTCGGATTGAACAAGTTCTATGATGGGTATGAAGATCCGAAGATGAGGATGGCCACCTCAGGAGATATATATCGTAGAACTTTTGGGATGTGA
- the LOC116210000 gene encoding uncharacterized protein LOC116210000 isoform X1 translates to MSDEGEKICPLCTEEMDLTDQQLKPCKCGYEICVWCWHHIMEMAEKDGTEGRCPACRVPYDKEKIVGMAAKCERLVAEINMEKKSKVQKAKTKPSDGRKQLSNMRVIQRNLVYVVGLPLNLADEDLLQRRDYFGQYGKVLKVSMSRTSAGVVQQFPNNTCSVYITYAKEEEAVRCIQSVHGFVLDGRALRVCFGTTKYCHAWLRNMPCTNPECLYLHEIGSQEDSYTKDEIISAYTRSRVQQITNNMNTLHRRAGNMLPPPVDDYCNNTSASPGKPIVKDASNSIGSIGKGSPPNGGSGRSVVLPAAASWGTRASNYQSSSARSACLNGHSRQGSDSEDVASAFSSVVASTVQAPKLHSNIKKPTTNDGIHTLVAKDKLDTSSSLKQHANHSASDKYLEVETAPTVRNSSRSLHPLLVEQYNGRIDMPSSVASSINDSRQHSCFESEEESDTENYGKVQNLCSDVLSISIDSSTLHKPSSISRAKSSVSGSVFSKAGSLHEVPQNICSEHHEEPDTKRVAPVWSGGDLTELIRQSDSQNTVPDKCSEVEDDILSFDSQRHKDPEVVHYPTYGSRSVGALHSSHYLGTQTFPQGEPFNVMAINAGPVLGESKVDNCSVSHLSNGLIASNGHWDSFSRGSAFVDTTTSDHSLLRGEGNGTIGRFLVDAVNADGTNHLDNPGEHSIISNILSMDFAFDDSLTSPQDLSKLLGEIDAESGSLNKLSSRKVQNSNQSRFSFARQEEQSHACDAGASSLFKQFPMESSYNQDLHESRESYVDKFGITNGFFHNPWEADNFACSAGSLSSSKSSGVSGSQMLAPPGFSVPNRAPPPGFSSHERTNHAFDAMTRNYSHEMPSLMRNSQQPHLNGNIGTPDIEFMDPAILAVGKGRLQSVLNKQPSLDVRSFPSQFNDFDNEARLKSLMQRSLSQQQKAGYVVGDGYSLTDDSYGISQRILDRAQVGSLSAFAQLSMQHDQNGPISNGHWDGLSDIHGGNGLGMAELLRNERLGLNKFYDGYEDPKMRMATSGDIYRRTFGM, encoded by the exons ATGAGTGACGAGGGAGAGAAGATCTGTCCTCTCTGCACTGAAGAGATGGACTTGACTGATCAGCAATTGAAGCCTTGCAAATGCGGCTACGAG ATATGTGTATGGTGTTGGCATCATATAATGGAGATGGCTGAGAAGGACGGGACTGAAGGGCGTTGTCCTGCATGCCGTGTCCCTTATGACAAGGAGAAGATTGTAGGGATGGCCGCGAAATGTGAGAG ATTAGTGGCTGAAATTAACATGGAGAAAAAGTCGAAGGTGCAGAAGGCAAAGACAAAGCCATCTGATGGGAGAAAGCAGCTGAGCAACATGCGAGTGATTCAAAGAAACCTGGTTTATGTAGTTGGCTTGCCTCTTAACCTAGCTGATGAGGAT CTTCTCCAGCGTAGAGATTATTTTGGTCAGTATGGGAAAGTTCTAAAGGTATCAATGTCGCGGACATCAGCTGGTGTAGTTCAGCAATTCCCAAACAACACCTGTAGTGT ATATATAACTTATGCTAAAGAGGAGGAAGCGGTGCGTTGCATTCAATCTGTACATGGATTTGTCTTGGATGGTAGAGCGTTAAG GGTGTGCTTTGGAACTACAAAATACTGTCATGCGTGGCTCAGAAATATG CCTTGCACCAATCCAGAGTGCTTGTATTTGCATGAGATTGGTTCTCAAGAGGATAGTTACACCAAAGACGAGATTATTTCAGCGTATACAAG GAGCAGAGTTCAGCAGATCACCAATAATATGAACACACTGCACCGACGAGCAGGGAATATGTTGCCACCACCTGTTGATGATTACTGCAATAACACCTCTGCTTCCCCTGGGAAACCTATTGTCAAAGATGCTTCAAAT AGCATAGGTAGCATTGGCAAAGGTTCTCCACCAAATGGAGGTAGTGGCAGGTCCGTTGTACTTCCCGCTGCTGCCTCATG GGGAACGCGTGCTTCAAACTATCAGTCATCATCTGCTAGGTCAGCTTGTTTAAATGGGCATTCTAGACAAGGATCTGATTCAGAAGATGTTGCATCTGCATTTTCATCAGTAGTGGCAAGTACCGTTCAAGCTCCTAAATTGCATAGTAACATAAAGAAGCCAACAACCAATGATGGCATTCACACATTGGTAGCTAAAGATAAATTGGATACATCCAGTTCTTTGAAGCAACATGCGAATCATTCCGCATCAGATAAATATCTTGAAGTAGAAACAGCTCCTACTGTTAGAAACTCCAGCAGATCCTTACATCCACTATTAGTTGAGCAATATAATGGAAGGATCGATATGCCATCTAGTGTCGCCAGTTCTATCAATGATTCAAGGCAGCACTCTTGTTTCGAGTCTGAAGAGGAGTCTGACACAGAGAATTATGGGAAGGTTCAAAACTTATGTTCTGATGTCTTGTCAATTAGCATTGACTCCAGCACTCTCCACAAACCTTCAAGCATATCCAGAGCGAAATCTTCTGTTAGTGGTTCAGTTTTTTCTAAAGCAGGGAGTCTGCATGAGGTGCCTCAGAATATATGTTCTGAGCACCATGAAGAGCCGGATACTAAGAGAGTCGCCCCAGTTTGGAGTGGAGGAGATTTAACGGAGCTTATTCGGCAATCAGATTCACAAAATACTGTCCCGGACAAATGTTCTGAAGTTGAAGATGATATATTGTCTTTTGATAGTCAAAGACATAAAGACCCTGAAGTTGTTCATTACCCAACTTATGGTTCCAGATCAGTTGGTGCTCTTCATTCTTCCCATTATTTAGGGACTCAAACATTTCCGCAAGGTGAGCCCTTTAATGTGATGGCCATAAATGCTGGCCCTGTTTTGGGAGAAAGCAAGGTCGATAATTGTTCTGTCTCTCACTTGTCAAACGGTTTAATAGCATCAAATGGCCACTGGGATAGCTTCTCCAGGGGCTCTGCTTTTGTGGATACTACTACTTCTGACCATTCTTTGCTTCGGGGAGAAGGCAATGGTACTATTGGAAGGTTTCTTGTTGATGCAGTGAATGCTGATGGCACCAATCATCTAGATAATCCTGGAGAGCACAGCATAATTTCCAATATTTTATCCATGGACTTCGCTTTTGATGACTCATTGACTTCACCCCAGGATTTGTCTAAACTTCTGGGAGAAATTGATGCAGAGTCAGGTTCTCTTAACAAGTTGAGTTCTCGGAAAGTTCAGAACAGCAATCAGTCCAGGTTCTCATTTGCTAGACAAGAGGAACAATCTCATGCATGTGATGCTGGAGCTTCTAGTCTTTTCAAGCAATTTCCAATGGAGTCATCGTATAATCAAGATCTTCACGAGTCAAGAGAATCATATGTCGATAAATTTGGGATCACCAATGGATTTTTTCACAATCCTTGGGAAGCGGACAATTTTGCTTGCAGTGCTGGTTCTCTCTCATCTAGCAAGAGCTCTG GAGTTTCAGGATCTCAAATGTTGGCGCCACCTGGTTTCTCAGTACCTAATAGAGCACCACCTCCTGGGTTTTCATCTCATGAGAGAACAAACCATGCTTTTGATGCAATGACTC GGAACTATTCGCATGAAATGCCCTCTTTGATGAGAAATTCACAGCAACCACATCTAAATGGAAATATTGGCACTCCTGATATAGAGTTCATGGATCCTGCTATATTAGCTGTAGGGAAAGGGAGACTTCAGAGCGTGCTCAACAAGCAGCCTTCCTTAGATGTTAGATCTTTCCCCAGTCAGTTCAATGACTTCGATAATGAGGCAAGACTCAAATCGTTGATGCAAAGGTCTCTTTCCCAACAGCAGAAAGCAGGATATGTCGTAGGGGATGGGTATTCTTTAACAGATGATTCCTATGGCATTTCTCAGAGGATTCTGGATCGGGCACAAGTGGGAAGTCTCTCTGCTTTTGCCCAATTGTCCATGCAGCACGACCAGAATGGACCGATTTCAAATGGGCACTGGGATGGATTGAGTGACATTCATGGAGGGAATGGTCTGGGTATGGCGGAGCTCCTCAGAAATGAGAGACTCGGATTGAACAAGTTCTATGATGGGTATGAAGATCCGAAGATGAGGATGGCCACCTCAGGAGATATATATCGTAGAACTTTTGGGATGTGA